A genomic segment from Corylus avellana chromosome ca5, CavTom2PMs-1.0 encodes:
- the LOC132180517 gene encoding stress response protein NST1-like isoform X1, with protein MKRKKWSEMEEQTLLTKYSELRSSGALAKLKTREKKFKPVADHVNAVHHLQDPASFPFKWTWRDVSIKVQNMRHQYLGVKQKIRVSKDEFNWKDGENHWVNFLKYKEVFGDVELDAKGKRLYENIDVFGDCGDLGFGIDSEDLEEKEQEDEDEDEGKEDEDDEENDCSGGDDVNGGGGDGEQIARSDGEFVGERGIGEMGFARMKKPKKGLGVNRRLELMGAKVSELRDVVVKREERKREREFRREKGEVEREEKRKEAHLRSVKRQYERKEWLENRESELEERELMWARRESEKRLRLEREFGEERRRRMMMEEEREEEEMEWRERMVGLQIEHEKQMMQMHAEACQNQMQVLGVMARLVCQFFGSASDGLGGALGALPPQVLQHPGGLGDNGKPDANSPSEFILSALAPYCLAQALLGCVYEKLDPRKFVVLVLQILPFIEIPTEQNLLKAPCFKSILT; from the exons ATGAAGCGCAAGAAATGGTCGGAGATGGAAGAGCAGACCCTTCTGACCAAGTACTCGGAGCTCCGAAGCTCGGGAGCCTTGGCCAAGCTCAAGACCCGGGAGAAGAAATTCAAGCCCGTGGCGGACCACGTTAATGCGGTACACCACCTCCAGGACCCAGCTAGCTTTCCATTCAAGTGGACCTGGCGGGACGTGTCCATCAAGGTCCAGAACATGCGCCACCAGTACCTGGGCGTGAAGCAGAAGATCCGGGTCTCCAAGGACGAGTTCAACTGGAAAGATGGGGAGAATCACTGGGTTAATTTCTTGAAGTACAAGGAGGTGTTTGGGGACGTGGAGCTCGACGCCAAGGGAAAGAGGCTGTACGAGAATATTGATGTTTTTGGGGATTGTGGGGATTTGGGGTTTGGGATTGATTCAGAGGATTTGGAGGAAAAGGagcaagaagatgaagatgaagatgagggtaaagaagatgaagacgacgaaGAAAATGACTGTAGTGGTGGTGATGATGTCAATGGTGGCGGTGGTGATGGTGAGCAAATTGCGAGGAGTGATGGTGAGTTTGTAGGTGAGAGGGGAATTGGGGAAATGGGTTTTGCTCGGATGAAGAAACCGAAGAAGGGTTTGGGAGTAAATCGGAGATTGGAATTAATGGGTGCAAAAGTTTCGGAGTTGAGAGATGTGGTGGTGAAGAGGGAGGAGaggaaaagagagagggagTTTCGGCGAGAGAAGGGCGAGGTAGAGAgggaagaaaaaaggaaagaggcgCATTTGAGGTCCGTGAAGCGGCAATATGAAAGAAAAGAGTGGTTGGAGAATAGGGAATCGGAGTTGGAAGAGAGGGAGTTGATGTGGGCAAGGAGGGAATCTGAGAAGAGGTTGAGATTGGAAAGGGAATTCGGTGAAGAGCGGAGGAGAAGGATGATGATGGAGGAGGAGAGGGAAGAGGAGGAGATGGAGTGGAGGGAGAGGATGGTGGGGTTGCAGATTGAGCATGAGAAGCAAATGATGCAAATGCACGCCGAGGCGTGCCAGAACCAAATGCAGGTTCTCGGGGTGATGGCTCGGCTTGTTTGTCAGTTTTTTGGGTCGGCGAGTGATGGGTTGGGTGGTGCATTGGGAGCGTTGCCGCCTCAAGTTTTGCAGCATCCGGGGGGATTGGGCGATAACGGGAAGCCTGATGCCAATTCGCCTTCTGAATTCAT ACTGAGTGCCTTAGCACCATATTGCTTGGCCCAGGCATTATTGGGTTGCGTTTACGAGAAATTGGACCCTCGCAAGTTTGTGGTTTTAGTCTTGCAGATTTTACCTTTTATTGAAATTCCTACGGAACAGAACTTGCTCAAAGCTCCTTGCTTCAAAAGCATCCTAACTTGA
- the LOC132182302 gene encoding transcription factor MYB3-like has protein sequence MRKPCCDKEGTNKGAWSKQEDQKLIDYIRTHGEGCWRSLPKAAGLDRCGKSCRLRWINYLRPDIKRGNFGQDEEDLIIKLHALLGNRWSLIAGRLPGRTDNEVKNYWNSHIRRKLISMGIDPNNHRLNQIPLRPPPKCDVSASATSSESTNNECKPSPPPQPQPQPLKPSVNKTTDRVSDSLDLNLDLTIAFPSPPATSAEEKRRVSKTRMTKQVESSEPVPTLLLF, from the exons ATGAGAAAACCATGCTGTGATAAAGAAGGCACCAACAAGGGCGCTTGGTCCAAGCAAGAAGACCAAAAGCTCATCGATTACATCCGAACCCACGGCGAAGGCTGCTGGCGTTCCCTCCCCAAGGCTGCAG GGTTGGATCGCTGTGGCAAAAGTTGTAGGCTAAGATGGATAAACTATCTCCGGCCAGATATCAAACGTGGAAACTTTGGTCAAGACGAGGAGGATCTCATCATCAAGCTCCATGCCCTCCTAGGCAATCG GTGGTCTCTGATAGCCGGAAGGCTACCGGGACGGACAGACAACGAGGTAAAGAACTACTGGAACTCTCACATCCGGCGAAAGCTAATAAGCATGGGGATTGATCCAAACAACCATAGACTAAACCAGATTCCGCTCCGGCCGCCACCCAAGTGCGACGTTTCTGCATCCGCAACGTCCTCTGAGTCGACTAATAACGAGTGCAAGCCATCGCCACCGCCACAGCCGCAGCCGCAGCCGTTGAAACCCTCTGTCAATAAAACGACCGATAGGGTTTCTGACTCTTTGGACTTGAATCTTGATCTCACAATTGCATTTCCTTCTCCTCCGGCCACCTCCGCGGAAGAGAAGCGACGAGTTTCAAAGACCAGGATGACAAAGCAAGTGGAAAGTAGTGAGCCTGTTCCTACCCTCCTCCTCTTTTAG
- the LOC132180517 gene encoding stress response protein NST1-like isoform X2, translating into MKRKKWSEMEEQTLLTKYSELRSSGALAKLKTREKKFKPVADHVNAVHHLQDPASFPFKWTWRDVSIKVQNMRHQYLGVKQKIRVSKDEFNWKDGENHWVNFLKYKEVFGDVELDAKGKRLYENIDVFGDCGDLGFGIDSEDLEEKEQEDEDEDEGKEDEDDEENDCSGGDDVNGGGGDGEQIARSDGEFVGERGIGEMGFARMKKPKKGLGVNRRLELMGAKVSELRDVVVKREERKREREFRREKGEVEREEKRKEAHLRSVKRQYERKEWLENRESELEERELMWARRESEKRLRLEREFGEERRRRMMMEEEREEEEMEWRERMVGLQIEHEKQMMQMHAEACQNQMQVLGVMARLVCQFFGSASDGLGGALGALPPQVLQHPGGLGDNGKPDANSPSEFMHVCVRRGQFVDS; encoded by the exons ATGAAGCGCAAGAAATGGTCGGAGATGGAAGAGCAGACCCTTCTGACCAAGTACTCGGAGCTCCGAAGCTCGGGAGCCTTGGCCAAGCTCAAGACCCGGGAGAAGAAATTCAAGCCCGTGGCGGACCACGTTAATGCGGTACACCACCTCCAGGACCCAGCTAGCTTTCCATTCAAGTGGACCTGGCGGGACGTGTCCATCAAGGTCCAGAACATGCGCCACCAGTACCTGGGCGTGAAGCAGAAGATCCGGGTCTCCAAGGACGAGTTCAACTGGAAAGATGGGGAGAATCACTGGGTTAATTTCTTGAAGTACAAGGAGGTGTTTGGGGACGTGGAGCTCGACGCCAAGGGAAAGAGGCTGTACGAGAATATTGATGTTTTTGGGGATTGTGGGGATTTGGGGTTTGGGATTGATTCAGAGGATTTGGAGGAAAAGGagcaagaagatgaagatgaagatgagggtaaagaagatgaagacgacgaaGAAAATGACTGTAGTGGTGGTGATGATGTCAATGGTGGCGGTGGTGATGGTGAGCAAATTGCGAGGAGTGATGGTGAGTTTGTAGGTGAGAGGGGAATTGGGGAAATGGGTTTTGCTCGGATGAAGAAACCGAAGAAGGGTTTGGGAGTAAATCGGAGATTGGAATTAATGGGTGCAAAAGTTTCGGAGTTGAGAGATGTGGTGGTGAAGAGGGAGGAGaggaaaagagagagggagTTTCGGCGAGAGAAGGGCGAGGTAGAGAgggaagaaaaaaggaaagaggcgCATTTGAGGTCCGTGAAGCGGCAATATGAAAGAAAAGAGTGGTTGGAGAATAGGGAATCGGAGTTGGAAGAGAGGGAGTTGATGTGGGCAAGGAGGGAATCTGAGAAGAGGTTGAGATTGGAAAGGGAATTCGGTGAAGAGCGGAGGAGAAGGATGATGATGGAGGAGGAGAGGGAAGAGGAGGAGATGGAGTGGAGGGAGAGGATGGTGGGGTTGCAGATTGAGCATGAGAAGCAAATGATGCAAATGCACGCCGAGGCGTGCCAGAACCAAATGCAGGTTCTCGGGGTGATGGCTCGGCTTGTTTGTCAGTTTTTTGGGTCGGCGAGTGATGGGTTGGGTGGTGCATTGGGAGCGTTGCCGCCTCAAGTTTTGCAGCATCCGGGGGGATTGGGCGATAACGGGAAGCCTGATGCCAATTCGCCTTCTGAATTCAT GCACGTGTGTGTGCGGCGGGGACAGTTCGTTGATTCCTGA
- the LOC132180518 gene encoding pyridoxal kinase: MLLRSQLIGRPQLGIFRRSHILRSRSSRNSEMAPPILSLVLPSETGRILSIQSHTVQGYVGNKSAVFPLQLLGYDVDPINSVQFSNHTGYPTFKGQVLNGQQLWELIEGLEANNLLYYTHLLTGYIGSVSFLNTVLEVVKKLRSVNPKLTYVCDPVMGDEGKLYVPQELVSVYREKVVPVASMLTPNQFEAEQLTCFRIGSERDGREACNIIHAVGPSKVVITSINIEGNLLLIGSHQKAKDQSAEQFKIVFPKIPAYFTGTGDLTTALLLGWSNKFPDNLDKAAELAVSSVQALLQRTVNDYRSAGHDPQSSSLEIRLIQSQDDIRNPEVKFKAEKYN; encoded by the exons ATGTTATTGCGGTCTCAACTCATTGGCCGTCCTCAGTTGGGAATTTTCCGAAGAAGTCACATTTTACG GTCAAGGAGCTCGAGAAATTCTGAAATGGCACCTCCGATCCTTTCCTTGGTTCTGCCCTCGGAGACCGGTCGAATTCTCAGTATTCAATCTCACACAGTTCAG GGATACGTTGGAAATAAATCAGCCGTCTTCCCTCTCCAACTATTAGGCTATGATGTGGATCCAATTAATTCAGTGCAATTCTCAAATCACACAG GATACCCAACTTTTAAGGGCCAAGTTTTGAATGGACAACAGCTATGGGAATTAATAGAAGGTCTTGAAGCAAATAATTTATTGTACTACACTCATTTATTGACAG GTTATATTGGTTCAGTTTCTTTTTTGAACACTGTATTGGAAGTTGTGAAGAAGCTTCGTTCGGTAAATCCAAAACTTACATATG TCTGTGATCCAGTGATGGGTGATGAAGGAAAGCTCTATGTCCCTCAAGAGCTGGTATCAGTATATCGTGAGAAG GTTGTCCCAGTGGCTTCAATGTTGACTCCCAACCAGTTTGAAGCAGAACAGTTGACTTGTTTCAG GATTGGCTCTGAAAGAGATGGCCGTGAAGCTTGTAACATCATTCATGCCGTAGGACCATCAAAG GTTGtgattacaagcataaatataGAAGGCAATCTTCTCCTTATTGGCAGTCATCAGAAGGCAAAG GATCAATCTGCTGAGCAATTTAAGATTGTTTTCCCCAAAATTCCTGCATATTTCACG GGAACAGGAGATCTTACGACTGCTCTTCTACTTGGTTGGAGCAAT AAATTTCCTGACAACCTTGACAAAGCAGCAGAGCTTGCAGTATCAAGTGTGCAG GCACTTTTGCAGAGGACAGTGAATGACTATAGAAGCGCGGGACACGATCCCCAATCAAGCAGTCTGGAGATTCGTTTGATTCAAAGCCAGGATGACATTCGCAATCCAGAAGTTAAATTCAAAGCTGAAAAATACAACTAA
- the LOC132182920 gene encoding organ-specific protein S2-like, whose translation MKTVFAFLTLLSLVVLFASRDVAARKDIGGYWKNAMDSQAMPEAIKGRIDHPEAAGKGVHFAKDFDPESAGTKNKKWTGKPPPAGDLIHPQAEKSPISKAKP comes from the exons ATGAAAACTGTCTTTGCTTTCCTTACCCTCTTATCACTTGTTGTTCTC tTTGCTAGCAGAGATGTGGCTGCAAGAAAGGACATTGGAGGATACTGGAAGAATGCGATGGACAGCCAAGCAATGCCAGAAGCAATTAAAGGTCGTATTGATCATCCAGAAGCAGCAGGAAAAGGGGTTCATTTTGCCAAGGATTTCGATCCCGAATCAGCtggtacaaaaaataaaaagtggacTGGTAAACCACCCCCTGCTGGAGATCTCATTCATCCACAAGCAGAGAAGTCACCAATTAGCAAAGCCAAGCCTTAA